The following are from one region of the Jeongeupia sp. USM3 genome:
- a CDS encoding GTP-binding protein — protein MNALIPVNLITGFLGVGKTTALTRLLADKPAGEYWAVIVNEFGEVGIDGATLSASGDGLNVAEVPGGCICCTTSPMLRTTLTKLARGRRPDRLLIEPSGLGHPAGIVDLLRDPFLSKAYAVQAVVTLVDPRHLDDARYTTHETWRDQIELADVLVLNKVDLADADQLARAMRLAEALYPPKQAVVAARQGAFDAALLDLALQTGRWPEKPQPGSHALAPRRAAPARAAAQPWPARNLQTSLGAESCGWLFPAETQFDSALLVELFEAAPLLLPGLTRAKGVFNTERDWYRFDWVDGMSGAAVSAYRRDSRVEFIVAAGAPPDWAAVEALLATAMLSGAESR, from the coding sequence ATGAATGCGCTGATACCGGTCAACCTGATCACCGGCTTCCTCGGGGTCGGCAAGACCACCGCGCTGACCCGGCTGCTGGCCGACAAGCCCGCCGGCGAATACTGGGCGGTGATCGTCAACGAGTTCGGCGAGGTCGGCATCGACGGCGCGACGCTGTCGGCGAGCGGCGACGGGCTGAATGTCGCCGAAGTGCCCGGCGGCTGCATCTGCTGCACCACGAGCCCGATGCTGCGCACGACGCTGACGAAGCTGGCGCGCGGCCGGCGGCCGGACCGGCTGCTGATCGAGCCGTCGGGGCTCGGGCATCCGGCCGGCATCGTCGATCTGCTGCGCGACCCCTTTCTCTCCAAGGCTTATGCGGTCCAGGCGGTCGTCACGCTGGTCGATCCGCGCCATCTCGACGATGCGCGCTACACCACGCACGAAACCTGGCGTGACCAGATCGAACTCGCCGACGTGCTGGTGCTGAACAAGGTCGATCTGGCCGATGCCGATCAGCTGGCGCGGGCGATGCGCCTGGCCGAGGCGCTGTACCCGCCCAAACAGGCCGTCGTCGCGGCCAGGCAGGGGGCTTTTGATGCCGCGCTGCTCGATCTGGCGCTGCAGACCGGGCGCTGGCCCGAAAAACCGCAGCCCGGCTCCCACGCGCTGGCGCCGCGCCGCGCCGCGCCCGCACGCGCGGCTGCACAGCCCTGGCCGGCGCGCAATCTGCAGACCAGCCTCGGCGCCGAGAGCTGCGGCTGGCTGTTCCCGGCCGAGACGCAGTTCGATTCGGCCTTGCTGGTCGAGCTGTTCGAGGCCGCGCCCTTGCTGCTGCCGGGCTTGACCCGGGCGAAGGGGGTGTTCAACACCGAGCGCGACTGGTACCGGTTCGACTGGGTCGACGGCATGAGCGGCGCCGCGGTGTCGGCTTACCGGCGCGATTCGCGCGTCGAGTTCATCGTCGCCGCCGGCGCGCCGCCGGACTGGGCCGCTGTCGAGGCCCTGCTCGCAACGGCAATGCTCAGCGGCGCAGAATCGCGTTGA
- a CDS encoding 50S ribosomal protein L25/general stress protein Ctc, whose product MTYEIQAAARAAQGTGASRRLRKTGKLPGIVYGGSAAPLAIELDHNSMYYTLQEEAFHTALIKLAVDGKTEQVLLRSVNYHPFKQQVLHVDFQRVEAGTTVEVRVPLHFIGADTCEGVKLQGGSIRYILNDVKVRCLADKIPEFLNVDLSKMAVGNTIAHLADIVLPEGVTLLALARGEDLAVASLNGAKAG is encoded by the coding sequence ATGACTTACGAAATTCAAGCTGCAGCCCGTGCTGCACAGGGTACCGGTGCGAGCCGCCGCCTGCGCAAGACTGGCAAACTGCCGGGCATCGTCTACGGTGGCAGCGCTGCCCCGCTGGCGATCGAACTCGATCACAACAGCATGTACTACACGCTGCAGGAAGAGGCCTTCCACACCGCGCTGATCAAGCTCGCGGTGGACGGCAAGACCGAACAGGTGCTGCTGCGCTCGGTGAACTACCACCCGTTCAAGCAGCAAGTGCTGCACGTGGATTTCCAGCGCGTTGAAGCCGGCACCACCGTTGAAGTGCGCGTCCCGCTGCACTTCATCGGTGCCGACACCTGCGAAGGCGTGAAGCTGCAAGGCGGTTCGATCCGTTACATCCTGAACGATGTGAAGGTTCGCTGCCTCGCCGACAAGATCCCGGAATTCCTCAATGTGGACCTGTCGAAGATGGCCGTTGGCAACACCATCGCCCACTTGGCCGACATCGTGCTGCCGGAAGGCGTGACGCTGCTGGCTCTGGCTCGCGGCGAAGACCTTGCCGTCGCCAGCCTGAACGGCGCCAAGGCCGGCTGA
- a CDS encoding ParA family protein: MQTILVANPKGGSGKTTVATQLAAWFAWQRRPVVLGDLDRQQSSLRWLQQRPERFPPIRGRDEIADRLPADAVQVLDSPAGLHGKAFDAALHAADRIVVPMQPAAFDRWASADFFARLGEEKRVRKGKVEIALIGMRVNARTQTARDFAAFTHDAGLPLLATIRDTQLYVQLQPRGLALFDLPRPRFERDYGQWQPLLEWL; encoded by the coding sequence ATGCAGACGATTCTGGTCGCCAACCCCAAGGGCGGTAGCGGCAAAACCACGGTAGCCACCCAGCTGGCGGCGTGGTTTGCCTGGCAACGTCGCCCGGTGGTGCTGGGCGATCTGGATCGGCAGCAGTCGTCGTTGCGCTGGCTGCAGCAACGGCCCGAACGCTTTCCGCCGATCCGCGGCCGCGACGAGATTGCCGACCGTCTGCCTGCCGATGCGGTGCAGGTGCTCGACAGCCCGGCCGGCCTGCACGGCAAGGCCTTCGACGCGGCGCTGCACGCCGCCGATCGCATCGTCGTGCCGATGCAGCCGGCGGCGTTCGACCGCTGGGCCAGTGCCGACTTCTTTGCCCGGCTGGGCGAGGAGAAGCGCGTGCGCAAGGGCAAGGTCGAGATCGCGCTGATCGGCATGCGCGTCAATGCCCGCACGCAGACGGCGCGCGATTTCGCCGCCTTCACCCACGACGCCGGCCTGCCGCTGCTGGCGACGATTCGTGACACCCAGCTCTACGTACAGCTGCAACCGCGCGGGCTGGCGCTGTTCGACCTGCCCCGTCCGCGTTTCGAGCGTGACTACGGCCAGTGGCAGCCTTTGCTGGAGTGGTTATGA
- the ccsB gene encoding c-type cytochrome biogenesis protein CcsB, giving the protein MTTLQAKRPIGTVAFAALVLVAAMISFGRYRGAMDYYEQGILLASAAGLIWFGRFWPAMRRFLPLCGAIALAAIELYDRDLARGSSNFFLKYLLASQSLVMWMCVLFFLATLMYWVGLLRRSESSLSIASGLTWAAAAASLSSSLVRWYEGYLIGPDVGHIPVSNLYEVFVLFCLITALMYLYYEARFAARSMGAFVLLVISAAVGFILWYSFDRGAHEIQPLIPALQSWWMKIHVPANFVGYGAFAIAATLGVAQLLVSRGILTSKLPSYDTLGEVSYKAIAVGFLFFTIATILGAMWAADAWGGYWSWDPKETWALIVWLNYAAWLHVRLVKGWRGNVLAWWSVIGLLVTTFAFLGVNMFLSGLHSYGGL; this is encoded by the coding sequence ATGACCACGTTACAAGCCAAACGCCCCATCGGCACCGTCGCCTTCGCCGCGCTGGTGCTGGTCGCCGCGATGATCAGCTTCGGCCGCTATCGCGGCGCGATGGACTACTACGAGCAGGGCATCCTGCTCGCCAGCGCGGCCGGACTGATCTGGTTCGGCCGCTTCTGGCCGGCGATGCGGCGCTTCCTGCCGCTGTGCGGCGCGATCGCGCTTGCGGCGATCGAGCTGTATGACCGCGACCTCGCCCGCGGCAGCAGCAACTTCTTCCTCAAGTACCTGCTTGCCAGCCAGTCACTGGTGATGTGGATGTGCGTGCTGTTCTTCCTCGCCACGCTGATGTACTGGGTCGGGCTGCTGCGCCGCAGCGAAAGCAGCCTGTCGATCGCCTCGGGGCTGACCTGGGCCGCCGCCGCCGCGTCGCTGAGCTCGAGCCTGGTGCGCTGGTACGAGGGCTACCTGATCGGCCCCGACGTCGGGCACATCCCGGTCTCGAACCTGTACGAAGTGTTCGTGCTGTTCTGCCTGATCACCGCGCTGATGTACCTGTACTACGAGGCGCGCTTCGCCGCGCGCAGCATGGGCGCCTTCGTGCTGCTGGTGATCAGCGCCGCGGTCGGCTTCATCCTCTGGTACTCGTTCGATCGCGGCGCGCATGAAATCCAGCCGCTGATCCCGGCGCTGCAGTCGTGGTGGATGAAGATCCACGTCCCGGCAAATTTCGTCGGCTACGGCGCGTTCGCCATTGCCGCCACGCTCGGCGTCGCGCAGTTGCTGGTCTCGCGCGGCATCCTGACCAGCAAGCTGCCGAGCTACGACACGCTGGGCGAAGTGTCCTACAAGGCCATCGCCGTCGGTTTCCTGTTCTTCACGATCGCGACCATCCTCGGCGCGATGTGGGCCGCCGACGCCTGGGGCGGCTACTGGAGCTGGGATCCGAAGGAAACCTGGGCGCTGATCGTCTGGCTCAACTACGCCGCCTGGCTGCACGTCCGGCTGGTCAAGGGCTGGCGTGGCAACGTGCTCGCCTGGTGGTCGGTGATCGGCCTCTTGGTGACCACCTTCGCCTTCCTCGGCGTCAACATGTTCCTCTCCGGCCTGCATTCGTACGGCGGCCTGTAA
- a CDS encoding cytochrome c biogenesis protein ResB, which produces MTTKKPSRHHPAPFGRALFELFSSMRFAISLLTVLSIASVIGTVLKQNEPYVNYRFEFGDFWFRIFEPLGLFDVYHASWFLLLLAFLMLSTALCIWRHVPGMLRDIRGWREKAGRNSLRLMAHHAETDGEADRDAVLAHLTQSGFRFRAREHDGVWQVAAKRGAWQKLGYLFAHAAIVVICVGGLLDGNLPLKLMELAGYKTPETRDMPQGQVPAQSRLSDGNLSFRGNVTVPERAAADVIFLNAGNGYFVQELPFAIRLKAFHVDYYSTGQPKRFASDIDILDRRTGKLRQSGTIEVNKPMTVDGVAIYQASFGDGGSPLSFARWDLGNGSATPLEARSQASSALTIAGRPYKLETGDLRVFNIENMGKPPADSTQSAVSVNRFEQALSQAASVKGEHNLRNLGPSVQFKLRDATGQAVEYLNYLAPQQFDDHLYLVTGMRREVAQPFAFIRMPLDSEGKVDTFMRVRRTLLDPQQHPAIAKATADAAFRDGAFSATSQAQFAEVARSVLAQFGNGGFPALERFLDGKVPADQRQTVAQTYLKILQGAAVEAFAQAQRQAGLAPLPMNEANYRFLMDSLVATSNLFDYGPAVYLQPTGFTQVQASGFQLTRSPGKTVVYIGSILLVLGIFCMFYIREERLWVRLEAGRTLVAMTSNRRNADLDHAFAAHRAALLPNSAHSAAPPQPAQRGAQPHQPEHGESA; this is translated from the coding sequence ATGACTACGAAAAAACCTTCCCGTCACCATCCGGCTCCGTTCGGACGGGCGCTCTTCGAACTGTTCTCGTCGATGCGCTTTGCAATCAGCCTGCTGACCGTGCTGTCGATCGCCTCGGTGATCGGCACCGTGCTCAAGCAGAACGAGCCCTACGTCAATTACCGCTTCGAGTTCGGCGACTTCTGGTTCCGCATCTTCGAGCCGCTGGGCCTGTTCGACGTCTACCACGCCAGCTGGTTCCTGCTGCTGCTGGCCTTCCTGATGCTGTCGACCGCACTGTGCATCTGGCGCCATGTGCCGGGCATGCTGCGAGACATCCGCGGCTGGCGCGAGAAGGCCGGGCGCAATTCGCTGCGGCTGATGGCGCACCATGCCGAAACGGACGGCGAAGCCGACCGCGATGCGGTGCTGGCACACCTGACGCAGTCCGGCTTCCGCTTCAGGGCCCGCGAGCACGACGGCGTCTGGCAGGTCGCGGCCAAGCGCGGCGCGTGGCAGAAGCTCGGCTATCTGTTCGCGCACGCTGCAATCGTCGTGATCTGCGTCGGCGGCCTGCTCGACGGCAATCTGCCGCTCAAACTGATGGAGCTCGCCGGCTACAAGACACCGGAAACGCGCGACATGCCGCAGGGCCAGGTGCCGGCACAAAGCCGGTTGAGCGACGGCAACCTGTCGTTCCGCGGCAACGTGACCGTCCCCGAGCGCGCGGCGGCCGACGTGATCTTTCTCAACGCCGGCAACGGTTACTTCGTCCAGGAACTGCCGTTCGCGATCCGCCTCAAGGCCTTCCACGTCGACTATTACAGTACCGGCCAGCCCAAGCGCTTCGCGTCGGACATCGACATCCTTGATCGCCGGACCGGCAAGCTCCGGCAGAGCGGCACCATCGAGGTCAACAAGCCGATGACCGTCGACGGTGTCGCGATCTACCAGGCGAGTTTCGGCGACGGCGGCTCGCCGCTGAGCTTTGCCCGCTGGGACCTCGGCAACGGCAGCGCAACGCCACTCGAAGCGCGTTCGCAGGCCAGCAGCGCGCTGACGATCGCCGGCCGGCCGTACAAGCTCGAAACCGGCGACCTGCGCGTCTTCAACATCGAGAACATGGGCAAGCCCCCGGCCGACTCGACGCAGTCTGCGGTTTCGGTCAACCGTTTCGAGCAGGCGCTGTCGCAGGCGGCCAGCGTCAAGGGCGAGCACAATCTGCGCAACCTCGGCCCGTCGGTGCAGTTCAAGCTGCGCGACGCGACCGGCCAGGCCGTCGAGTACCTGAACTACCTGGCGCCGCAGCAATTCGACGACCACCTCTACCTCGTCACCGGCATGCGCCGCGAAGTCGCCCAGCCGTTCGCCTTCATCCGCATGCCGCTCGACTCCGAAGGCAAGGTCGACACGTTCATGCGCGTGCGCCGGACCCTGCTCGATCCGCAACAGCACCCGGCGATCGCCAAGGCCACCGCCGACGCGGCGTTCCGCGACGGCGCGTTCTCGGCCACCAGTCAGGCGCAGTTCGCCGAAGTGGCCCGCAGCGTGCTGGCGCAATTCGGCAACGGCGGCTTCCCGGCGCTCGAACGCTTCCTCGACGGCAAGGTGCCGGCCGATCAGCGCCAGACGGTCGCGCAGACCTATCTGAAGATACTCCAGGGTGCAGCGGTCGAGGCGTTCGCGCAGGCGCAGCGCCAGGCCGGACTCGCGCCGCTGCCGATGAACGAGGCCAACTACCGCTTCCTGATGGACAGCCTCGTCGCGACCAGCAACCTGTTCGACTACGGCCCGGCGGTCTACCTGCAGCCGACCGGCTTCACCCAGGTGCAGGCGAGCGGCTTCCAGCTGACGCGCTCGCCGGGCAAGACCGTCGTCTACATCGGCTCGATCCTGCTGGTGCTCGGCATTTTCTGCATGTTCTACATCCGCGAGGAACGGCTGTGGGTCCGGCTCGAGGCCGGCCGCACGCTGGTCGCGATGACCAGCAACCGCCGCAACGCCGACCTCGATCACGCCTTTGCCGCGCACCGCGCGGCACTGCTACCCAATTCCGCGCACAGCGCGGCGCCGCCCCAGCCCGCACAGCGCGGTGCGCAGCCGCACCAGCCGGAGCACGGAGAATCCGCATGA
- a CDS encoding response regulator yields the protein MKKILIVDDSPTERHFLGELLTKNGFTIVTAESGEDAVARVKELMPDLILMDVVMPGMNGFQATRTITRDTETSHIPVIMCTSKNQETDKVWGKRQGAAEYVVKPVDPQELLSKIAAL from the coding sequence ATCAAGAAAATCCTGATCGTCGATGATTCGCCGACCGAACGCCATTTCCTGGGCGAACTGCTGACCAAGAACGGTTTCACCATTGTCACCGCCGAATCCGGCGAGGATGCAGTGGCCCGGGTCAAGGAACTGATGCCCGACCTGATCCTGATGGACGTGGTGATGCCGGGCATGAACGGCTTTCAGGCGACGCGCACGATTACCCGTGATACCGAGACCAGCCACATTCCGGTGATCATGTGCACGTCGAAGAACCAGGAAACCGACAAGGTCTGGGGCAAGCGCCAGGGGGCGGCCGAGTACGTGGTCAAACCGGTCGACCCGCAGGAACTGCTCAGCAAGATCGCGGCGCTGTAA
- the yihA gene encoding ribosome biogenesis GTP-binding protein YihA/YsxC, protein MSLFRGLQFLTTVNDLSALPQEGLEVAFAGRSNAGKSSAINTLANHTRLAFVSKTPGRTQHINYFDFGSERRLVDLPGYGYAEVPANVRAHWEKLLGHYLVNRDNLIGLVLIMDARRPLTERDRRMLDWFLPTGKPVHCLLTKSDKLSKQEQIKTLRTVEAEFNGDPRVTVQLFSSLKKQGVERTEQVVGAWFAAAQQAAAADDDHAAGIESTDGA, encoded by the coding sequence ATGTCGCTGTTTCGCGGTTTGCAGTTCCTCACCACCGTCAACGATCTTTCCGCGCTGCCGCAGGAAGGACTCGAGGTGGCCTTCGCCGGGCGCTCGAACGCCGGCAAATCCAGTGCGATCAACACGCTGGCCAACCATACCCGGCTGGCCTTCGTTTCGAAGACGCCGGGCCGGACCCAGCATATCAATTATTTCGATTTCGGCAGCGAGCGGCGTCTGGTCGACCTGCCCGGCTACGGTTACGCAGAGGTGCCGGCAAACGTGCGTGCCCACTGGGAAAAGCTGCTCGGCCACTATCTCGTCAACCGCGACAACCTGATCGGCCTGGTGCTGATCATGGATGCGCGCCGACCACTGACCGAGCGCGACCGGCGCATGCTCGACTGGTTCCTGCCGACCGGCAAGCCGGTGCACTGTCTGCTGACCAAGTCGGACAAACTGAGCAAGCAGGAGCAGATCAAGACCTTGCGCACGGTCGAGGCCGAGTTCAACGGCGACCCGCGCGTGACCGTCCAGCTGTTTTCCAGCCTGAAAAAACAGGGTGTCGAGCGAACCGAACAGGTCGTCGGCGCCTGGTTTGCTGCGGCGCAGCAGGCCGCTGCTGCCGATGACGACCATGCTGCCGGCATTGAATCGACGGACGGCGCCTGA
- the pth gene encoding aminoacyl-tRNA hydrolase, which yields MSPIKLIVGLGNPGAEYAATRHNAGFWWVDQLARDAGVSLRHDAKFHGLAGRARFTGHEVWLLEPQTYMNKSGLSVVALAQFYKILPNEILVVHDELDLPAGEIKLKQGGGHGGHNGLRDIGTHLSTPNYWRLRIGIGHPGERNEVVNFVLKPPRKEEQAAIDDALIRAHHILPLLLAGDTGAAMQKLHTDDSKTRAHKPAPKD from the coding sequence ATGTCTCCAATCAAACTGATCGTCGGCCTGGGCAACCCCGGTGCCGAATATGCCGCAACGCGCCACAATGCCGGCTTCTGGTGGGTCGACCAGCTGGCGCGCGATGCCGGCGTTTCGCTGCGCCACGACGCCAAGTTCCACGGCCTGGCCGGGCGCGCCCGTTTCACCGGGCACGAGGTCTGGCTGCTGGAGCCGCAGACGTACATGAACAAGAGCGGCCTGTCGGTGGTCGCCTTGGCGCAGTTCTACAAAATACTGCCGAACGAAATCCTCGTGGTCCACGACGAGCTCGACCTGCCGGCGGGCGAAATCAAGCTCAAGCAGGGCGGCGGGCATGGCGGCCACAATGGGCTGCGCGATATTGGCACCCATTTGTCGACCCCGAACTACTGGCGGCTGCGGATCGGCATCGGCCATCCGGGCGAGCGCAACGAGGTCGTCAATTTCGTGCTCAAGCCGCCGCGCAAGGAAGAGCAGGCCGCGATCGACGATGCGCTGATCCGGGCGCACCACATCCTGCCCTTGCTGCTTGCCGGCGATACCGGTGCGGCGATGCAGAAGCTGCATACCGACGACAGCAAAACCCGCGCGCACAAGCCCGCGCCCAAGGACTGA
- the pilG gene encoding twitching motility response regulator PilG: protein MSGLAGVKVMVIDDSNTIRRSAEIFLGQAGCEVILAEDGFDALAKISDHQPQLIFVDVMMPRLDGYQTCSLIKKNPRYKATPVIMLSSKDGLFDRARGRMVGSDQYLTKPFTKDSLLAAVGEHVQQR, encoded by the coding sequence ATGTCTGGACTCGCCGGGGTCAAGGTGATGGTGATCGACGACAGCAACACCATCCGCCGCAGCGCCGAAATCTTCCTTGGTCAGGCCGGGTGTGAGGTCATTCTCGCCGAGGACGGCTTCGACGCGCTGGCCAAGATCAGCGACCACCAGCCGCAACTGATCTTCGTCGACGTGATGATGCCGCGGCTCGATGGCTACCAGACCTGCTCGCTGATCAAGAAGAACCCGCGCTACAAGGCCACCCCGGTGATCATGCTTTCGAGCAAGGACGGCCTGTTCGACCGCGCGCGCGGCCGGATGGTCGGCTCCGACCAGTACCTCACCAAGCCGTTTACCAAGGACAGCCTGCTGGCCGCCGTCGGCGAGCACGTGCAGCAGCGCTGA
- a CDS encoding chemotaxis protein CheW — protein MAKRISLREYQEGVVARLKSAAATAQVNTRLGIRIGQDNWLVDLSDVAEVMPVPPVSPLPLSQPWFKGVANLRGNLVSVSDLSAFFGGPALTPSPLARLMLLHPKHILHSAVLVERMLGLKHLSDLSVDDATHPRASTVYRDVAGQRWLTLDVAALASDPGFLQAGQ, from the coding sequence ATGGCCAAGCGGATCAGCCTGCGCGAATATCAGGAAGGGGTGGTGGCCCGGCTCAAGAGCGCCGCCGCCACGGCCCAGGTCAATACACGCCTCGGGATCCGCATCGGCCAGGACAACTGGCTGGTCGATCTCTCCGACGTGGCCGAGGTGATGCCGGTGCCGCCGGTGTCGCCGCTGCCGCTGAGCCAGCCGTGGTTCAAGGGCGTCGCCAATCTGCGCGGCAACCTCGTCAGCGTGTCCGACCTGTCGGCATTCTTCGGCGGTCCGGCGCTGACGCCGTCGCCGCTGGCGCGGCTGATGCTGCTGCACCCCAAGCACATACTGCATTCGGCGGTGCTGGTCGAGCGCATGCTCGGCCTCAAGCACCTGTCGGATCTGAGCGTGGACGACGCGACGCACCCGCGCGCGTCCACGGTTTACCGTGACGTCGCCGGTCAGCGCTGGCTGACACTCGACGTTGCGGCCCTTGCCAGCGATCCCGGCTTCCTGCAGGCCGGGCAATAA
- a CDS encoding cytochrome c — MRSATVAAFVAMWLATSAAYADQPKVDIAAGKQKAEAVCAACHGVDGNAVASTYPRLAGQHEQYLYKQLVEFKNGTRNNAVMLGMTATLSDADMRNVAAYFASQQPKALGASDKTQIEAGKKIYRGGVAQTGLPACMACHGPAGTGIPVQYPRVSSQHGAYIEAQLKAFRSGERKNNSVMTQVAKKMSDDEIKAVAQYMQALN, encoded by the coding sequence ATGCGCAGCGCGACTGTCGCAGCATTCGTTGCAATGTGGTTGGCCACGTCGGCGGCCTACGCCGACCAGCCCAAGGTCGATATCGCCGCGGGCAAGCAGAAAGCCGAGGCGGTCTGTGCCGCCTGTCACGGCGTCGACGGCAACGCCGTCGCCTCGACCTACCCGCGCCTGGCCGGCCAGCACGAGCAGTACCTGTACAAACAGCTGGTCGAGTTCAAGAACGGCACGCGCAACAACGCGGTGATGCTCGGCATGACCGCGACGCTGTCGGATGCCGACATGCGCAATGTCGCCGCCTATTTCGCCAGCCAGCAGCCGAAGGCGCTCGGCGCGTCGGACAAGACCCAGATCGAGGCCGGCAAGAAGATCTATCGCGGCGGCGTTGCCCAGACCGGCCTGCCGGCCTGTATGGCATGCCACGGCCCGGCCGGCACGGGCATCCCGGTGCAGTATCCGCGGGTCTCGAGCCAGCATGGCGCCTATATCGAGGCCCAGCTGAAGGCCTTCCGTTCGGGCGAGCGCAAGAACAACAGCGTGATGACCCAGGTCGCCAAGAAAATGAGCGACGACGAGATCAAGGCCGTCGCCCAGTACATGCAGGCACTGAACTGA